In Spirosoma aureum, a single genomic region encodes these proteins:
- a CDS encoding DUF2271 domain-containing protein, with protein MSCLHKIGLLVLTLMVAGSSASFAQQSGTTQYKCMIQMTNYMGEKAYIAVSLMNGKGVYEKTLYVLGSDKKWYPDVKEWYKAVGKKTTNISAISGASVAGGDRSVIVLEIDNSKLNKDYKLRFESAVEDKEDHAKDLEIPLTTEGLSAKSEGTGYIRYVRFSPNSGN; from the coding sequence ATGTCTTGTTTGCATAAAATCGGCCTGCTGGTCCTGACCCTGATGGTTGCTGGTTCATCGGCTTCGTTTGCTCAACAGTCGGGTACTACCCAGTACAAGTGTATGATCCAGATGACCAATTACATGGGCGAAAAAGCGTATATCGCCGTTTCGCTCATGAATGGAAAAGGTGTCTACGAGAAAACACTGTATGTACTCGGCTCCGATAAAAAGTGGTATCCTGACGTTAAGGAATGGTATAAGGCCGTGGGCAAAAAAACGACTAATATCAGCGCGATTTCCGGAGCATCGGTGGCTGGCGGAGATCGCAGCGTCATCGTGTTGGAAATCGACAATTCGAAGCTCAATAAAGATTACAAACTGCGGTTCGAAAGTGCCGTGGAGGATAAGGAAGATCACGCGAAAGATCTCGAAATTCCGCTCACGACAGAAGGACTTTCCGCCAAGAGTGAAGGTACAGGTTATATTCGCTACGTACGCTTCAGCCCCAACTCCGGCAACTGA
- a CDS encoding ankyrin repeat domain-containing protein, whose product MKKIIIAILAGIAFSAQAQKNVLLEQSFWQGKPDVAQVKAEVEKGNSPSQFNSTSFDPVVMAINAQAPNETIKYLLSQPGNDVNKITHDSRIYLHWAANRGNVDIMEYLIAKGSKANVEDSHGMTVLNFAAGSGQPNTQVYELCLQNGADLKKDLNHDGANALLIAIANDKDLKLTDYFVSKGLDLKSTDAAGNNAFSYAARGGNINILKALLQRGVPVNDNAIIMASQGGRQGANSIEVFQYLESLNIKPTATNKAGENVLHALVRRPKQNEIIQYFLAKGVDVNQADEEGNTAFLNAAAANRDITVLEMLQPNVKNINQTNQKGATALALAVRGNSPEVVGYLLTKGADVKVTDKNGDNLAAYLVQSYAGSGPRADEFDAKLKLIQEKGLDMKAAQKNGNTLYHLAVAKNDLSLVKRLEPLQIDVNSKNKEGITALHKAAMVSKDDAMLKYLLSIGAKKDIPTNFKETAFDLASENESLAKNNVSVNFLK is encoded by the coding sequence ATGAAAAAAATAATTATCGCCATTCTGGCAGGCATTGCCTTCTCAGCCCAGGCCCAGAAAAACGTTCTGCTGGAACAGTCGTTCTGGCAGGGCAAGCCTGATGTGGCCCAGGTTAAGGCGGAAGTCGAGAAAGGAAACAGCCCGTCGCAATTCAATTCAACTAGTTTTGACCCCGTCGTGATGGCGATCAACGCCCAGGCTCCCAACGAGACGATCAAGTATCTGTTGTCGCAGCCCGGTAATGACGTGAACAAGATTACGCATGATAGCCGCATTTATCTGCACTGGGCCGCCAACCGGGGCAATGTCGACATTATGGAATACCTGATCGCGAAAGGGTCAAAAGCCAACGTAGAAGACAGCCACGGCATGACCGTCCTGAATTTTGCGGCTGGTAGTGGCCAACCGAACACGCAGGTCTATGAATTGTGCCTCCAGAACGGAGCTGATCTAAAAAAGGATCTGAATCACGACGGAGCCAATGCCTTGCTGATTGCGATTGCCAATGACAAGGATCTTAAGCTGACCGATTATTTTGTCTCGAAAGGCCTTGATTTGAAAAGTACCGATGCTGCCGGTAACAACGCGTTTAGTTATGCAGCCAGGGGTGGCAATATCAATATCCTGAAAGCGCTGCTGCAACGAGGAGTTCCTGTCAATGACAATGCCATAATTATGGCCAGCCAGGGTGGACGTCAGGGTGCGAATTCCATCGAAGTGTTTCAGTACCTGGAAAGTCTTAACATCAAACCGACCGCAACCAATAAAGCCGGTGAAAACGTCCTGCACGCACTTGTTCGCAGACCCAAGCAGAATGAAATTATCCAGTATTTTCTGGCGAAAGGCGTCGATGTCAATCAGGCGGATGAAGAAGGTAACACGGCCTTTCTGAACGCTGCCGCAGCCAACCGGGACATTACCGTGCTGGAAATGCTGCAACCGAACGTAAAAAACATCAACCAGACTAACCAGAAGGGTGCAACGGCACTGGCTTTGGCGGTTCGGGGCAATTCACCCGAAGTAGTAGGCTATCTGTTAACTAAAGGAGCCGACGTTAAAGTAACGGATAAAAACGGCGACAATCTGGCCGCTTATCTGGTACAGTCCTATGCTGGTAGCGGACCACGTGCCGATGAATTCGATGCGAAGCTGAAACTGATTCAGGAAAAAGGGCTCGATATGAAGGCTGCCCAGAAGAATGGCAATACGTTGTACCATCTGGCGGTTGCCAAAAACGACCTTTCGCTGGTGAAACGGCTGGAGCCTCTCCAGATCGATGTAAACAGCAAAAACAAGGAAGGTATTACGGCTCTGCATAAGGCGGCTATGGTATCGAAAGATGACGCCATGCTTAAATATCTGCTGTCCATTGGCGCAAAAAAAGACATTCCGACCAACTTTAAAGAAACCGCTTTCGATCTGGCCAGCGAGAATGAATCATTGGCTAAAAACAACGTGTCTGTTAACTTTCTAAAATAA